A segment of the Babylonia areolata isolate BAREFJ2019XMU chromosome 20, ASM4173473v1, whole genome shotgun sequence genome:
ctatgtcggcgttcgatcggtgggttatggaaacaaaaccaGGCCCTgagtatgcacacccctgaaagcggagtcatggctgtctacatggttgGGAAAATATgcaaaagtcatacacgtaaaatgtcacatgtgtgtgtgtgtgtgtgtgtgtgtgtgtgtgtgaatgaaacctgactgaatgacactagAACACTGGAAACGAATCAGTGATGAGCACTCATTCCAGGCTCTCCCAAGcagatataaatatatgtgtacacacacacacacacacacagagccgatatatatatatatatatatatatatatatatatatagttgtactGGGCGGTAATCTAGCGCTCTAACCATCGGCCACACAAAAACTCCACTGTGTCGACGTCCAAAGAGTGTTAATGTCTCGTTGTCAGCGGAATGCCTGTTGTTCTTTGGGCCTGTCATTCCGCGGGAAGGCGGAGAACAATGgcggcagtgacagtgacagtggttcgTGTCTCTGTTGCGAGCCGCGGGATCAAGTTCAGTAACATCTGTACTGaggaagcaagcaaacacactgaCCTGGGGGAAAGCCTGTCaaagtggtggtaatggtggtggtggtggaggtgggtgacagggcggggaagtgtgtgtgtgtgtgtgggcgcgcgtgcgtgcctacgtatgcgtgtgtatgtgtgtcagtctgtgtgtgtgcgtgcctacgtgtgtgtgtgtgtgtgtgtgtgtgtgtgtgtgtgtctacgcgcgtggctatgcgtgtgtgtgtgcgcccacgtgtgtgtgtgtgtgtgtgtgtgtgtgcgcgcgcgcgcgctcacgtgtgtgtgtatgtgtatatatatgtgtgtgtgtgcgcggcgcgcgcgccACATAATCAGTACACGTTCTCCACCTTAATGTCCGCAGTGGTACCGGTTATACCATACCTTCATTGCGACTCATTATCTCTGACGATTCCCCTATATCTTAATTTTACATTAGTCAGTTTAAATACCTCACTTCGTCCAGCCGGTTTTCCAAGCCCACGTTCATGCTGTTGTATAATATCACTTTTGCGATGAAAGTGGCGCACAATAAATCTCGTTACGCGggacaatatatgtatatatgaaactTTATCATGCAGTGGTAAATTTCAGTCAATTTTAGAGCACCGCCACCGCCTGGGTGGTTGAGGATCTTTcttcagagacatacagaaaatcAGCTGTAGCAGGGACTGTAGCAGTAGTAAGTGTAgcagctgtagcagtagtagtaacaatgtagtcataccagcagcagcagcagcagcagcagatgcatCGGTAACATGGGTCCCAACcgaagcagtaacagcagtagtcagtagcagcagcagcagcagcaaccgtagcagcagtagcagcggtTTAAACACCGAGATATATGTTTATGGGCATATTTCTATGGGATAAGACATTTAGCAGAAGTAGCAACAACAGTAATCGTAACAGAAGTAGCACCAGCAGCAATACTTGAAGTagtagcaccagtagtagtagtagtaatattagcagcagaagtagtataagcagcaacaacagtaattgTCCGACTAGTCACATCCACACTTTTACTGATGTCGAATGTTTTAATGAACATTGTACATTGTTTCTTGTCACAAACCGGACGGAAAGACAGCTAGACATGCCTGCATTGTTACGGCTGCCTCGTCTACTTTGAAAGCTCAAAGGTAAATGACTAACATTGTCACTGACGTTGGctttgagaaaagaaagaaaatgagaagaaaaaaaaagctctttgtatgtcttcatgtgctgctGTATGCCACTATGTactaatgtatgtatatattgtttTATGGGAGGCGCTCAGAACTTGACGTGTGGGGTGTTCGTAACATTAAaagtattatattattatcattcttactaCTATCACTATgatatcatattatcattatcatcattatatcatcatcattaaatgtTATTACcgttgatgatgacgttgattaGATAGCCACTGATACATGTTCTAAGGTGGAATGAATCTGATTCTTCCGGCTTCTTGCTGGCAAACACACAGAACTCAAAGGCAACCACGGCAACCACACTTGTGCTCACATAATACAGGatacgctccacacacacacacacacacacacacacacacacacacacacacacacacacacacgacaggcaggcaggcaggcagacaaacagacaagaagtCAACGGCCTTTTTTCACACGACTCCCGGTAACGCCCGTGGGTCGAGCCGTGTGTGGCTGAAAGATATGGCGGACACACACTTGATGACAACAGTCCCACAGGCGCCAGATAATGCATCTTTTGTCAGAAATCCCACACCGGTCGcactattctctgtgtgtgtgtgtgttgtgttttaccacTTCAGGAAGCAATGTTGTGTTTACTAGTACCTCGGTTACGTAAGTACATGCACgagcgccctccccccctcccctcccctccgtgcgcgcaaatacacacacctgTTATGGTCATTCTTTCACGCATGTACCCATTCATTCACTTGCATATATCTGTAGTTCAGTAATCTAATTTTCTTGCCTCAGATCACCTCCGagcgaacgaaggaacgaacgaacgggcgagcacacacgcacacacacacacgcgcgcgcgcgcgcacacacacacacacacacagaacactacaTTGGAAGAacgataatttattcatgtacatTACAAAAACAAATCATACGGTTTTCAAAGTTTTATACATTCTTTTATCAGTAAAGCATAATACGGATAAGTAAAATTGCATTGATAATCACAGTTCTCAAAACAGCGttagcgagaaagagaggagcagggagaagatggagaaagggacaagggcagagagagagagagagagagagagagagtcgtgaaaAGAaatattacccccacccccttcccatctctcttctctgatGTATATAATATATTTAATTATGTGCTGAATAAATTAGACAAAAGAAAGTTAACATGTTCCGCATACTCACAAAACATTCACTGCTAGAAACTTGATACGTTCAGCACGATTGAAAATAAAAGATGAAATAGTATCGCCTTTTGAAGTGAGCCAAGAACAGTGAAAAACAATTGTGGACGATCAACCTACAACAGGTGTGAAACAGGATACCCCATGATCAACAAACGATGGATAAAGatccattgggggggggggggggggggggacaaaatacGATCCGGTTAGGTGTGGGAATGTTAGCAAGGTGTATAAATGTTAGGAGTAAAGGTCAGGAATGTTAATGAAGCTCAGGAACATTAGCTGCGACGAGGTGGAAGTCAACGTGTCGGGTTCGCTGGAAAACACGTCACACGTTTGTCTTTCGTGGAGCACGTTGCGTTATTAAATTTTCTAAATATAAGCTTTCTCAAATacatttgaaaacacacacacaggcacgcacacacacacgcacacactgactgactgactgagacacacaaacacacacatacatgaggtAGGAGAAGAGTgagaactgacacacacacacacacacacacacacacacgcacgcgcgcgcgcgcacacacacacacacacaaaaacatacatgagagatgggagaagagtgtgaactgatttacacacacacacacacacacgcgcgcgcgcgcgcgcgcgcgcgcacgcacaaacaagcacacacatcatcaacagGTGAGTAAGGGAAggtgaaagggaaagagacaatgtgagatatacacacacacagacagaaaagagaactgTTTTAAACACGTGGGACTGGAAAGTCCACAAACACATCCCATACAAAGCATAACACACACGGCTTGCCAACGACTGGTGGGTTATGTATGACTGCTTCGCCTTTCTGCAGGCAGCCGTGCATCGTCTTCAGACgatccctctcccctgtcctctggaaaacaacacacccaaaaacaacaacaaaaacaaaacaaaaacagtccaaGAAAAACACGTCATATACATATGTTGGCGTCTCAGCAAGTGTGCATGAAAGATTACCAAACATGTCCAAAAGCATCGACAGTTAACACTGTCAATAtgcgaatgaacacacacacacacacacacacacaaagaatgagaagaaaagaaaagaaaaacaaaaacacctctgCAAACACAATGCAGTTTTTCCAATGTCTCGAACTGTTTTTTTGAATTACGAGTGTTTCTTGATCGATTCAAACAATTTTCATTGTGAAAGAACTCGGCGGCTGCCGTTTTGCTGAATCGTTGCTCACATACTGGCCTAACCATCTGCAGTTTATTGCCCTGTGATAATGACAACCAGGTGACTGCAAATTGAATGGACCTGAATTCTACACAGGGCAACCGATATCAACATTgacctgttgttattgttcatgtggtggtcacacacacacacacacacacacacacgagcgcgcgaatTTGGAAAGCATAACTGGTTGCATAACTGGTTGATtttataacaataattataacccTTGTGTTCCTCAAACACGTCATTATGTACCATAAATCgtacaaaacaaaactgtcaacaccTTACTTCTTCCTTCTAACAGGACCACACCTGTGTGTGCACCTATTCTTCCTACACAAAACAGAAGAAGCTGATAAATGCATACGAGTTATCAGTCACCACTACCCCACTCAACACCAACCGTCACACACACGGCACCGGATTCCACCGCCTACCCCGATCACCACCACACAGGAATGCACCCTGTGTACATGTACCCCTAGCCCCGCccctcagcttcttcttcttcttcttccttcctgtgggctgcatttatgcacaagcgtggtagaggacccatgtcacagaaaggtgaccattcattgatctgttatccatgaatccACTGCTCagttttaatgttcggtggtaggataggccgtattttctatacatcgcagggggaattcccagctattcttagccactgtcttttctgtgtttataccacaagggaattttgtactctaaattgactggcggtgaaagggttttaacTCAGATTAACGGAGTGTTTCCCTGCAACACCGCTGCACAGACAGCCCTGTTCAGGTGTCAGAACTGGTAGAAGACGGGTGGAATGGTGTGACCGTTGCTGGAGTGGGTGGGGTTGTCAGAACGGGTAGAACACGAGTGGAATGGTGTGGCTGTtactggaagtgtgtgtgtgtgtgtgtgtgtgtgtgtggtgctggtgcTTGTAAGAGGACGGGAgcttggagggggcgggggagggggggggaggggcggggggaggggtggcagagTGTCAGAACTGGTAGAAAACTGGAGAAtgctgtggctgctgctgctggggtGCAGCAGGGGTGAGGGCTGCGTGACCACCACCAGGTCCAGGTCCGGGGGGTCCCGGGTGGAGGTGGCTGGGGTAGGAGGCGTGCACCACCTGCTGTCCCACCAGGGTGGCGGCTCCGAAGGCCGGCCCCACGGGCGCCGTGGTCCAGTTCACCTGGCCGTGGCCGCCCTCCAGCTGCCCGGACCCGAACCCCAACCCCTGCTGGGTGGCAACGGCCGCCGCCACGGTGATGGGCTGGAGCTGGGCGCTGACGGGGATGGCCTGCACGTGCTGCGCGTGCACCTGGATGTGGGGGGCGGCGGAGAGCTGCACCTGGTGGCCCCCATCCCTCAGGTCGCCCACGGCGAAGGGGCCGATGGGGCCCGCCGTCCACGTGCAGGGCGCGCgctgctgggggtgggtggggttgccTCCCATGGCGCTGCTGTGCACGTTGATGGCCgtcaccaccccgccccctccctcaccccccaccacgccGCTCACCCCCTGCACCACCGCCTGCACCGTCGCCGGCAAGGTCAGGTCTGAGGTGAggatggtggcggtggcggtaggGGTagagctggtggtggttgtggtggtggtggtgctgttgatgttgatgtggttgtGGCTCGACGACGGATcacccaccaccgccgccacctcaattttcgtcgtcgtcatctttttcttctgctgctgcttcttcttcttggccgGCTTGGCCGTGGCAGCTGCCACGATGGCGCCTGCCGCTGTGGGCACCTGGAAGTGGATGTGTTGGTGGTGGCCGGTGGTGTgctccccactccccgccaccaCCCCGTGCTGAAGGAGGGAGGCCGGGGTGGCGCTCACGTGCACGGCCTCCGCGCAgcatcccccaccctcttccccctcctccttcctcctcttctttttcttcttggccttcttcttctgtcccgccGTGGCGTCCTTTCTGGGCTTGGCTTTgctcggggaggaggaggacgacaatgAAGACGACGtctgggggtcgtgggggggcgagggcgggGCCTTCATGTCGATGGTCTCGATGCGGTGGATGGTGGAGAGCGACACGCCCGTCATGAGGGAGGCGCGCTTCTTGAAGAAGCGAAAGGGCACCTGCTGGCCCTCCTCGTGCTCCTTCTTGCAGAAGGCCACCACGCGCATCACGATCTGCTTCAAGCGCTGGTCCCGCTTGTTGTTGGCCGCCACCACTGTGGAAGGGTGCTGCAACCAGAGGACAGTTTGGAAAGGTGGgagggtgtatttgtatttctctttttctgtcacaacagatttctctgggatGAAATTCGGGCTCGGCTctcccccagggaaagcgcgtcgctacactgaaagcgccaccccctttttttttctttttttttggggtgggtgggtgggggggggggtatttttttcctgcatgcagttctatttgtttttcctatcgaagtggatttttcaacagaatcttgccagggacaacccttttgttgccatgggttgttttacgtgtgctaaatgcatgctgcactagggacctcggtttatcgtctcatccgtgtgtaggtatttgtggtggtggtggattgaaGCACTGACTCTGGCCGGGTTCTGCAACCAGAGGACATTTTGGAAGGGAGTGTATGTGGCGGTGTTGGTGGATTGAAGTCAAGGTTGCAGCGCTGTAATACCAAGCAATTTTGAAAGCACGAGACTGCTACTAACGCCCGGCCCTACTGAATTCTCTATCCTGGTCATTTGGTCTCATTGTTTTAAACGAactttattcacagaaacatGAAAGCAGCTGTATAAAAGATAAGTCAAGCACAACAACCCTGTCCACTTTCCGTCGtacgtgtgtatgagagagagagagagacagagagacagagacagacagagacaaagacagtgagagacagagatagagatagagagagagacagagtccgtcgtacgtgtgtatgagagagagagagagagagagagagagacaaagacacagagagagagtggggggcggaaGTGACAGGCAGCCATCTTCATGTTGAAGATTATATGCGGGGCTGCACTTTGGGGGCGGATGAATACTGgtctaatgctctctctctctctctctctctcacacacacacacacacacacacacacaaacacacacacacttgttctg
Coding sequences within it:
- the LOC143295078 gene encoding uncharacterized protein LOC143295078; translation: MEVLQTTESDETTFVFSESETGEEVKDSKKKDRKELFQINTHPSTVVAANNKRDQRLKQIVMRVVAFCKKEHEEGQQVPFRFFKKRASLMTGVSLSTIHRIETIDMKAPPSPPHDPQTSSSLSSSSSPSKAKPRKDATAGQKKKAKKKKKRRKEEGEEGGGCCAEAVHVSATPASLLQHGVVAGSGEHTTGHHQHIHFQVPTAAGAIVAAATAKPAKKKKQQQKKKMTTTKIEVAAVVGDPSSSHNHININSTTTTTTTTSSTPTATATILTSDLTLPATVQAVVQGVSGVVGGEGGGGVVTAINVHSSAMGGNPTHPQQRAPCTWTAGPIGPFAVGDLRDGGHQVQLSAAPHIQVHAQHVQAIPVSAQLQPITVAAAVATQQGLGFGSGQLEGGHGQVNWTTAPVGPAFGAATLVGQQVVHASYPSHLHPGPPGPGPGGGHAALTPAAPQQQQPQHSPVFYQF